A DNA window from Rossellomorea marisflavi contains the following coding sequences:
- a CDS encoding (Fe-S)-binding protein has protein sequence MSERTKMQQEFKERMDEDELLNCMRCGFCLPSCPTYIESGFKESHSPRGRIALMKAVVDGVIEPDEDVERSLDLCLGCRACEPVCPSGVKYGHLLEEARDIINKNKKHSIREKVVRKTVFSGLFPHPDRMRTATSLLGFYQRSGIQKAVRASGLMNILPDHLATMEKVLPKVPRRGDMTDRPRHLEPAGTKKKKVAFFSGCLMDTLFLSTNNATTTLLQQAGCEIVIPQAQTCCGALHGHSGEKDGAKKLAKENIAAFERCGADYIITNAGGCGAFLVDYDHLLKEDPEWNARAERFTAKIKDISSILVELGFHGKDLKVAPQIITYQDSCHLRNVQKTFLEPRMLLQAVGGAEYHEMKQADHCCGSAGIYNIVESDMSMKILDTKMKHAKDTGAVTIVTSNPGCLLQMKLGIEREGLSDTVRAVHIVDFLLEAVLYKEEG, from the coding sequence ATGAGTGAACGAACGAAAATGCAGCAAGAGTTCAAGGAACGGATGGATGAGGATGAACTTCTTAACTGCATGAGATGCGGATTTTGCCTCCCATCCTGCCCGACCTACATCGAATCAGGATTCAAGGAATCACACTCTCCCCGCGGCAGGATCGCCCTGATGAAGGCCGTCGTCGACGGTGTCATCGAACCGGACGAAGATGTGGAACGTTCCCTCGATCTATGTCTGGGCTGCCGCGCCTGCGAGCCCGTCTGTCCTTCAGGGGTGAAGTACGGGCACCTCCTGGAAGAAGCAAGGGATATCATCAACAAGAACAAAAAGCACTCCATTCGAGAGAAGGTCGTAAGAAAGACGGTATTTTCCGGGCTGTTCCCCCACCCTGACAGGATGCGGACCGCCACTTCCCTGCTCGGCTTCTATCAGCGTTCAGGAATCCAGAAAGCCGTGAGGGCATCGGGACTCATGAACATCCTGCCTGATCACTTGGCCACGATGGAAAAGGTCCTGCCCAAGGTGCCAAGACGCGGTGATATGACCGATCGTCCGCGTCACCTGGAGCCTGCAGGAACCAAAAAGAAAAAAGTCGCCTTCTTCAGCGGTTGTCTCATGGATACGCTGTTTCTCAGCACCAACAACGCAACGACGACCCTCCTCCAACAGGCCGGGTGTGAAATTGTCATTCCACAAGCCCAAACATGCTGCGGGGCCCTTCATGGTCACAGCGGTGAGAAGGACGGAGCGAAAAAGCTTGCAAAAGAAAACATCGCCGCGTTTGAACGTTGCGGTGCCGATTACATCATCACCAATGCAGGGGGATGCGGTGCCTTCCTTGTGGACTATGATCATCTATTGAAAGAAGATCCGGAATGGAATGCTCGGGCAGAGCGTTTCACTGCTAAAATCAAGGACATTTCATCCATCCTTGTCGAACTTGGATTCCACGGAAAAGATTTGAAGGTAGCACCTCAGATCATCACGTATCAGGATTCCTGTCACCTCAGGAACGTACAGAAGACGTTCCTCGAGCCACGCATGCTCCTTCAGGCAGTCGGTGGTGCCGAGTACCACGAGATGAAGCAGGCAGACCACTGCTGCGGTTCTGCCGGCATTTATAATATCGTCGAGTCCGACATGTCGATGAAGATCCTGGATACGAAAATGAAGCACGCCAAGGACACAGGGGCCGTGACCATCGTCACCTCGAATCCCGGCTGCCTCCTTCAGATGAAACTCGGAATCGAACGTGAAGGGCTGTCTGACACCGTGCGGGCCGTCCATATCGTCGACTTTCTCCTTGAAGCCGTCCTCTATAAAGAAGAAGGATGA